One segment of Porticoccus hydrocarbonoclasticus MCTG13d DNA contains the following:
- a CDS encoding sigma-70 family RNA polymerase sigma factor, with protein MQDQPPGDEALSVVALRAEKTSETPAKDWSAMLAELAISRDRQLFIRLFRHFSPRIKGYIMKLGLTEATAEELTQEAMLSVWRKTHLYDPGKAAASTWIYTLARNLSIDWMRKQKYPEYDLDSWHEEAGEPAVLELAEQAVMSDQVAMAIRQLPDNQAQVIIMSFYEGRSHSEIADRLSIPLGSVKSRIRLASEKLKQALRGNHDH; from the coding sequence ATGCAAGACCAACCGCCGGGAGATGAAGCGTTGAGTGTCGTGGCATTAAGAGCAGAAAAGACATCCGAGACACCGGCGAAAGACTGGTCTGCAATGTTGGCAGAACTAGCCATTTCCCGTGACCGACAGTTGTTTATCCGTCTGTTTCGTCACTTTTCGCCCAGAATCAAAGGTTACATCATGAAACTGGGCCTCACGGAAGCCACCGCTGAAGAATTGACTCAGGAAGCCATGTTGTCCGTCTGGCGAAAAACCCATCTGTACGATCCTGGCAAGGCCGCTGCCAGCACCTGGATTTACACCCTGGCGCGAAACCTGAGCATTGACTGGATGCGCAAACAGAAATATCCCGAATACGATCTGGATAGCTGGCATGAAGAGGCGGGTGAGCCCGCTGTGCTGGAGTTGGCTGAGCAGGCTGTCATGTCTGATCAGGTGGCCATGGCAATTCGTCAATTACCCGATAATCAGGCACAGGTCATTATTATGTCTTTTTACGAGGGGCGCTCCCATTCGGAGATTGCCGACAGGCTGTCGATTCCCCTGGGTAGCGTCAAATCCAGAATTCGTCTGGCATCGGAAAAGTTAAAACAGGCGTTGAGAGGTAATCATGACCATTAA
- a CDS encoding SAM-dependent methyltransferase has protein sequence MNGSDLDADGITPRQPTSSPAWLETQIIRLLRRKLAHCQGVLSMQFPSGHRHLFGQGDTVASVRLYSMAPLLRLFFGGTNGWSDSYLGGEWDSADLTALIRWAIQNEPTLNSMAKAGYVNDLLYNLYHWSRRNTRRGSRRNIAAHYDLGNNFYREWLDPGMTYSAAMFGDDHRQSLQQAQTKKYQRILQLLSPREQDQLLEIGCGWGEFALQAVETANVRVHGITLSSEQQRWAEDKLTKASLADRVTISLTDYRDLKRQYDGVVSIEMFEAVGEAHWDSYFKKLKGVLKPGGRAVLQIITIDEKRFEVYRKQADFIQRHIFPGGMLPSVMALQEKFSQHGFCLVDQEMFGGCYARTIELWRERFEERWAQISTLGFDQRFYRLWRYYLSYCEGGFKEGAINVGLFVLEHQSD, from the coding sequence ATGAACGGCTCTGACCTCGATGCCGACGGTATCACCCCAAGGCAACCGACGAGTTCACCAGCGTGGTTGGAAACACAAATTATCCGGCTGTTGAGGAGAAAACTGGCTCACTGTCAGGGGGTACTGTCAATGCAGTTCCCCAGTGGCCACAGGCACCTGTTTGGTCAGGGTGACACTGTGGCCTCTGTCAGACTTTACTCAATGGCTCCCCTCCTCCGGTTATTCTTTGGTGGCACCAATGGCTGGTCCGACAGTTATTTGGGCGGTGAGTGGGACAGCGCCGATCTAACCGCCCTGATCCGCTGGGCGATTCAGAATGAACCGACCCTGAACAGCATGGCGAAAGCCGGTTATGTCAATGACCTGCTCTATAACCTCTATCACTGGAGCCGTCGCAATACGCGCCGGGGTAGCCGGCGGAATATTGCTGCGCATTATGATCTGGGAAACAATTTTTATCGGGAATGGCTCGACCCCGGTATGACGTATTCTGCGGCAATGTTTGGTGATGATCATCGGCAATCCCTGCAACAGGCTCAGACGAAAAAATATCAACGTATTCTCCAGCTGCTGTCACCCAGAGAGCAGGATCAGCTGCTGGAAATTGGTTGTGGCTGGGGTGAATTTGCCCTACAGGCTGTCGAAACCGCTAACGTCCGGGTTCACGGTATCACCCTGTCTTCGGAGCAGCAGCGCTGGGCGGAAGACAAGCTCACCAAAGCAAGTCTGGCAGACCGGGTCACAATCAGTTTGACCGATTATCGAGACCTGAAGAGACAGTACGATGGGGTCGTTTCGATTGAGATGTTTGAGGCAGTGGGTGAAGCGCACTGGGACAGCTACTTCAAAAAACTTAAAGGCGTATTAAAACCCGGTGGCAGGGCTGTGCTGCAGATTATCACCATCGATGAAAAGCGCTTTGAGGTCTACCGCAAGCAAGCTGACTTCATTCAGCGTCATATCTTCCCCGGTGGGATGTTGCCCAGTGTGATGGCCCTGCAAGAAAAGTTCTCACAGCATGGCTTTTGTCTTGTCGATCAGGAAATGTTTGGTGGGTGCTATGCCAGGACAATTGAACTTTGGCGGGAACGTTTCGAGGAACGCTGGGCGCAAATCAGTACCCTGGGTTTTGATCAGCGTTTCTACCGTTTGTGGCGCTATTATCTGAGTTACTGCGAAGGGGGTTTTAAAGAAGGTGCCATTAATGTGGGACTGTTCGTACTGGAACACCAGAGTGACTAG
- a CDS encoding DUF1365 domain-containing protein, whose product MSEELKSALYSGQVKHRRLRPKKHRFTYRVFSLYLDLDELKTLDGRLRLFSLNRFNLFSFHEKDHGNGESGLKGQIGRLLTECGFDHATAHIRLLCYPRILGYVFNPLSIYFCYNDQQQLSAVLYEVSNTFKQKHTYLIPVDPQRKDTLVDQRAEKAMYVSPFMPMESHYRFRIQPPDQNQVSIFIRQSNDRADKPGNHVLLATFNGQYRTLNDATLLWLFFSHPLMTLKIIGAIHWQALRLWLKGLPLQPRKTTKNTRDYSWRDKDGVLHHERL is encoded by the coding sequence GTGTCTGAGGAACTGAAATCGGCCCTGTACAGTGGCCAGGTCAAGCATCGGCGTCTGCGCCCGAAAAAACACCGGTTTACCTATCGGGTTTTCTCGCTGTATCTTGACCTCGATGAACTGAAAACACTGGATGGCCGACTTCGGCTCTTTTCCCTTAATCGTTTCAATCTGTTTTCCTTTCACGAGAAAGATCACGGCAATGGGGAATCAGGCCTGAAGGGACAAATAGGCCGACTATTGACCGAGTGCGGTTTTGATCATGCCACTGCTCATATCAGGTTGCTTTGCTATCCGAGAATACTGGGATACGTGTTTAATCCACTGAGTATCTACTTCTGCTACAACGACCAACAGCAGCTGTCAGCTGTGCTCTATGAAGTCAGCAACACCTTCAAACAAAAGCATACCTACCTGATTCCGGTGGATCCACAGCGGAAAGACACCCTGGTAGACCAGCGGGCCGAGAAAGCCATGTACGTCAGCCCGTTCATGCCGATGGAAAGCCATTACCGCTTCCGGATTCAGCCACCCGATCAAAATCAGGTATCTATTTTCATAAGGCAATCCAACGACCGGGCAGACAAGCCCGGCAACCATGTACTGCTGGCTACCTTCAACGGCCAGTATCGGACACTCAACGATGCAACCCTGCTATGGCTCTTTTTCAGCCATCCACTAATGACCCTGAAAATTATCGGTGCCATTCACTGGCAGGCATTGCGCCTGTGGCTGAAGGGGTTACCCCTGCAGCCCAGAAAGACTACAAAGAACACCCGCGATTATAGCTGGCGGGACAAAGATGGAGTATTGCACCATGAACGGCTCTGA
- the pyrF gene encoding orotidine-5'-phosphate decarboxylase, with translation MTHVTDSKVIVALDYNTVAAAERFVADVSPDLCKLKVGKELFTRSGPQFVTTLVNRGFDVFLDLKFHDIPNTVAAAVKVAADLGVWMTDVHASGGRRMMEDARLASDQSGTNMLLIAVTVLTSFSAEDLSELGIGCTPEQQVHRLAAMAKASGMDGVVCSAMETRGLRNLLGNDFTLVTPGIRPVSAVADDQRRVVTPAQAIANGSSYLVIGRPITQSPNPVKALLAINREILQD, from the coding sequence ATGACACACGTTACTGACAGTAAGGTAATTGTCGCACTGGACTATAATACAGTGGCTGCAGCAGAGCGATTTGTGGCCGACGTGTCCCCCGATCTGTGCAAACTGAAGGTGGGGAAAGAGCTTTTTACCCGTTCGGGTCCACAGTTCGTTACCACCCTGGTCAACCGGGGATTTGATGTTTTCCTGGATTTAAAGTTTCACGACATACCGAACACGGTTGCAGCTGCAGTCAAGGTCGCTGCTGATCTCGGTGTATGGATGACCGATGTGCACGCCTCCGGTGGCCGTCGGATGATGGAGGATGCCCGGTTGGCCAGTGACCAATCCGGTACCAATATGCTGTTGATAGCAGTGACCGTATTAACCAGTTTCTCTGCAGAAGATCTCTCTGAATTGGGTATCGGGTGTACTCCGGAACAGCAGGTGCACAGATTGGCAGCCATGGCAAAGGCTTCGGGTATGGATGGTGTTGTCTGCTCTGCGATGGAAACCCGGGGCCTCCGCAATTTGCTCGGTAACGACTTTACCCTGGTGACACCGGGTATTCGTCCTGTGTCGGCAGTGGCTGATGACCAACGGCGGGTTGTCACTCCTGCACAGGCGATTGCCAACGGTAGCAGTTATCTGGTGATTGGCCGGCCAATTACCCAGTCACCGAATCCGGTGAAGGCGCTACTTGCCATCAATCGGGAAATTTTGCAAGATTGA
- a CDS encoding NAD(P)/FAD-dependent oxidoreductase, with protein sequence MKTSTPKNSVQDAPPRKNIAVIGSGISGLSCAWLLSRSQNVTLFEKDDRLGGHSNTVTFDLDKRAISVDTGFIVYNPVNYPNLVKFFEQLGVTTCETDMSFSVSVNGGELEYSGSGLSGLLAQKRNLFRPAFWGMVTDLLRFYRQSPKLLQKAELEHLSLGELLEKHRYGKSFINNHLLPMGAAIWSVPVDKMLNYPALSFMRFCSNHGLTQVNNRPQWRTVVGGSRQYVDKIAAALQGSIRLNTRIQSVTRLGEQVALDDIHGNREIFDDVVFACHSDQALALLADPTTEEQALLSCFPYQRNRAFLHLDTDLMPKRKQVWSSWNYLTSNKPASKNEQLISDQKRKVSVSYWMNQLQPLATEQPVMVSLNPLKMPRSGTIIRSFFYDHPAFDQSSLAAQKQLWSLQGKQHTWFCGAYFGYGFHEDGLQSGLAVAEALGGVVRPWQLEEPNSRIEIHTGSLPNTAVELYCV encoded by the coding sequence ATGAAGACCTCCACCCCGAAAAATTCAGTGCAAGACGCCCCACCCCGCAAGAATATTGCGGTGATTGGTTCGGGCATCTCGGGTTTGAGTTGTGCCTGGCTACTGAGCAGATCACAGAATGTGACGCTATTTGAAAAGGATGATCGACTCGGGGGACACTCCAATACCGTAACCTTTGATCTGGACAAACGGGCCATCAGCGTAGATACCGGATTCATTGTCTATAACCCCGTCAACTACCCCAACCTGGTAAAGTTTTTTGAGCAGTTGGGGGTAACAACCTGTGAAACCGACATGTCGTTTTCCGTGTCAGTGAACGGAGGAGAGCTCGAATATTCCGGCAGTGGTCTGTCGGGGCTGCTGGCACAAAAACGGAACCTGTTCCGACCAGCCTTCTGGGGAATGGTGACCGATCTGCTGCGCTTTTATCGGCAATCACCAAAATTGCTCCAGAAGGCCGAGCTTGAGCACCTTTCCCTCGGGGAATTGCTTGAAAAACACCGTTACGGCAAATCCTTTATCAACAACCACCTGCTGCCCATGGGCGCGGCAATCTGGTCAGTACCTGTCGACAAAATGCTGAATTATCCCGCCCTGAGTTTTATGCGTTTTTGCAGCAATCACGGTTTGACCCAGGTAAATAACCGGCCACAATGGCGTACGGTAGTCGGTGGCAGTCGTCAATATGTGGATAAAATTGCTGCCGCGCTGCAGGGTTCCATTCGATTGAATACCCGTATTCAGTCCGTCACAAGACTGGGGGAACAGGTAGCTCTGGACGACATTCACGGCAACCGGGAAATATTCGATGACGTCGTTTTTGCCTGCCACAGTGATCAGGCACTTGCCCTGTTGGCTGACCCGACAACCGAAGAGCAGGCCCTGCTCAGCTGTTTTCCCTACCAGCGCAACCGGGCTTTTCTTCATCTGGACACCGATTTGATGCCAAAACGCAAGCAGGTCTGGTCCAGCTGGAATTATCTGACCAGCAACAAACCTGCATCCAAAAACGAGCAGCTGATCAGCGACCAGAAAAGGAAAGTTTCCGTCAGCTACTGGATGAACCAACTCCAGCCACTCGCGACCGAACAACCGGTAATGGTCTCTTTAAACCCGCTGAAAATGCCCAGGTCCGGCACGATTATCAGAAGTTTTTTTTACGACCACCCCGCGTTTGATCAATCCTCGCTGGCCGCCCAGAAACAACTCTGGTCACTGCAGGGCAAACAGCATACCTGGTTCTGTGGCGCCTATTTCGGTTACGGTTTCCATGAGGACGGTTTGCAGTCCGGGCTGGCTGTCGCCGAAGCGCTGGGTGGTGTTGTCCGCCCCTGGCAACTGGAAGAGCCGAATTCCCGGATTGAAATCCACACTGGCTCACTGCCCAACACTGCTGTGGAATTGTACTGTGTCTGA
- a CDS encoding ComEA family DNA-binding protein — protein sequence MKNVKILPGVLLLSLLAVLPFWQAVTADETSSQEMMQQPVMVNINTATADELSSMLKGIGEKRAMAIVAYREENGPFTTVEQLQSVKGVGEKVLEQNRANLSVK from the coding sequence ATGAAAAATGTAAAAATACTTCCCGGCGTTCTACTGTTGTCCCTGCTTGCAGTGTTACCGTTCTGGCAGGCAGTTACAGCGGATGAGACGTCATCCCAGGAGATGATGCAGCAACCTGTGATGGTCAATATTAATACCGCCACAGCCGATGAGCTATCCAGTATGCTAAAGGGTATCGGTGAGAAGCGAGCTATGGCAATAGTGGCTTACCGGGAGGAAAACGGCCCATTTACGACGGTGGAACAGCTACAGTCGGTTAAGGGCGTGGGTGAAAAGGTTCTGGAGCAGAATCGTGCTAACCTTTCGGTGAAGTAG
- a CDS encoding ChrR family anti-sigma-E factor, producing MTINHHLDEATLFSYVAGALAQGPALVVASHLAMCGICRRRCRELEAIGGALLENISLAAVSDNTLASVLNRLNQEDIPKIAARPASVANSEIPAPLASYVGDSLEDLSWKKLVPGVWVHDLPGQGKGMTRLLRVAPGKAALPHSHRGSELTLLLRGSYSDEVGRFSTGDVADLDDQITHQPLVDSDHDCICLIATEYPLRYTTLFGKITQPLFGF from the coding sequence ATGACCATTAATCATCATCTCGATGAGGCGACTCTATTCAGTTATGTGGCTGGCGCTTTGGCTCAGGGTCCCGCCCTTGTGGTCGCCTCACACCTGGCGATGTGTGGCATCTGTCGTCGACGGTGCCGCGAACTTGAAGCAATCGGCGGCGCATTGCTGGAAAACATCTCCCTGGCGGCGGTCAGTGACAATACTCTGGCATCGGTGCTGAATCGACTGAATCAGGAGGATATACCCAAAATTGCTGCGCGGCCGGCCTCTGTGGCAAACAGTGAAATTCCGGCACCACTGGCCAGCTATGTGGGGGATTCACTGGAGGATCTGTCCTGGAAAAAGCTGGTGCCGGGCGTCTGGGTGCATGACTTGCCCGGCCAGGGCAAGGGCATGACCCGTCTGTTGCGTGTCGCACCGGGCAAAGCCGCCTTACCCCACAGTCACCGGGGCAGTGAGCTGACCCTGCTGCTGCGGGGCTCCTATTCCGACGAAGTGGGGCGGTTCAGTACGGGCGATGTTGCCGATCTGGACGATCAGATTACTCACCAGCCACTGGTGGATAGCGATCACGATTGTATATGTCTGATCGCCACGGAGTACCCACTCCGCTATACCACGCTATTTGGCAAAATTACCCAGCCGCTTTTTGGTTTCTAG
- the ihfB gene encoding integration host factor subunit beta, translating into MTKSELIDYIVTQQDQLPPRDVEIAVKMILERMTHALVNNDRIEIRGFGSFCLHYRAPRVGRNPKTGDSVKLSGKYVPYFKPGKELRERVNSSLEAG; encoded by the coding sequence ATGACAAAATCAGAATTAATTGATTATATCGTTACCCAGCAGGATCAACTCCCCCCCAGGGATGTGGAAATTGCCGTGAAAATGATCCTTGAGCGTATGACCCATGCGCTTGTGAATAATGATCGCATTGAAATTCGCGGTTTTGGCAGCTTTTGTCTGCATTATCGTGCCCCCAGGGTTGGGCGTAACCCCAAAACTGGTGATTCGGTTAAGTTGTCGGGTAAATATGTTCCTTATTTCAAACCTGGCAAAGAGCTGCGTGAACGCGTTAACAGCAGTCTCGAGGCAGGTTGA
- a CDS encoding nuclear transport factor 2 family protein — protein sequence MSGLTDYIHLLERLDRSNLGQLRAVLSEDVFFSDPFNQVNGADAYLALLSEMFERLDSVSFTVHDSQQQDAVAYLYWTFSGHSGVTGWLNFQGSSRLTFDVSGKIDRHQDFWDSADLYEKVPVLGALFRWLRRQVAFREQ from the coding sequence ATGAGCGGCCTGACTGACTATATACACCTGCTGGAAAGGTTGGATCGATCGAATCTTGGGCAGTTGAGAGCAGTCCTCAGCGAGGATGTGTTTTTTTCTGACCCGTTCAATCAAGTGAACGGTGCCGATGCTTATCTGGCACTTTTGAGTGAGATGTTTGAGCGGCTGGACAGTGTGAGTTTTACCGTTCACGACAGTCAGCAACAGGATGCTGTCGCCTATTTGTATTGGACGTTTTCTGGCCACAGTGGTGTGACCGGTTGGCTGAACTTTCAGGGCAGCAGTCGATTGACCTTTGATGTATCTGGCAAAATTGACCGCCACCAGGATTTCTGGGACAGCGCCGACCTCTACGAGAAAGTGCCTGTACTGGGTGCCCTGTTTCGCTGGTTGAGACGACAGGTTGCTTTTCGGGAGCAATGA
- a CDS encoding lipopolysaccharide assembly protein LapA domain-containing protein, giving the protein MALLKKLFFLLIGLAAILLGIGLVLTNPDAITIDFFGYESGPLPRGLWLLAALFTGCLTGILASLPMLLRLRRRVHVLNQQLIKLRVAPARAKNKTE; this is encoded by the coding sequence ATGGCATTGCTAAAGAAGCTCTTTTTCCTGTTGATCGGTTTGGCGGCAATTCTGCTGGGTATTGGTCTGGTATTAACCAACCCGGACGCCATTACGATTGATTTCTTTGGTTATGAGTCTGGACCGTTACCCCGGGGCCTCTGGCTTTTGGCAGCACTTTTTACAGGCTGCCTGACTGGTATACTTGCCAGCCTGCCGATGCTGCTACGACTCCGGCGACGCGTCCATGTGCTAAATCAGCAGCTCATCAAATTGAGAGTGGCTCCCGCCCGCGCTAAAAACAAAACGGAGTAG
- the lapB gene encoding lipopolysaccharide assembly protein LapB → MVDHLLIIGLLLSFPLFWFAGYTRGKSRRLANSERDLARHYFQGINFLLNEQPDQAIDTFIRSVEVTPYTLETHLALGNLMRQRGEIERAIRVHQNLLSRPNLNNEQSQQAHLELGRDFLKAGLFDRAERLFLELAEDPGSDFRQVSLQHLVQIYRGEQEWDKAIRAAGMMDKKRFSRSVGKLDIEQAQFCCELAEQAIGMSDLLQARRHVKAALKYNKNSARATMLWGRLEMHASNSLEALKRFSMIPRQQPEYLPEILPLVRQCYEQLGDESGLLVQLQSWLKSYPGTSLLQMVADVMVKQCGEHRARGFLMDYLREYPSIRGLQTLLRISPNRGAGEEQEQLNLLQGLLDSLLARRSQYRCVQCGFSGAQLHWLCPQCLRWETVQPVRGIDGE, encoded by the coding sequence ATGGTAGATCACTTATTAATTATCGGGTTATTGCTGTCTTTTCCGCTTTTCTGGTTTGCCGGTTATACCCGTGGTAAGAGCAGACGTTTGGCGAACAGTGAGAGAGACCTTGCGCGCCATTATTTCCAGGGTATCAATTTCCTCCTTAACGAACAGCCGGATCAGGCTATCGATACCTTTATCCGTTCTGTCGAAGTCACACCCTACACCTTAGAAACGCATCTGGCGCTGGGGAATCTGATGCGGCAACGGGGTGAAATAGAACGGGCCATCCGGGTTCATCAAAATTTGCTTTCTCGACCCAATCTCAATAACGAACAGTCGCAACAGGCTCATTTGGAACTGGGTAGGGATTTTTTGAAGGCGGGTTTATTTGACCGTGCAGAACGCCTGTTTTTGGAGTTGGCGGAAGACCCGGGCAGTGATTTTCGGCAGGTATCGTTGCAACACCTTGTTCAAATATACCGTGGTGAGCAGGAATGGGATAAAGCTATCCGCGCTGCCGGTATGATGGATAAGAAGCGCTTTTCACGGTCTGTGGGCAAGCTCGACATTGAGCAGGCGCAGTTCTGTTGTGAACTGGCTGAACAAGCGATCGGCATGTCTGATTTGCTACAGGCCAGACGTCATGTTAAAGCAGCGCTCAAGTACAATAAGAATTCAGCCAGAGCGACTATGCTTTGGGGGCGTCTGGAAATGCACGCATCAAACAGCCTCGAGGCACTGAAACGCTTCAGCATGATTCCCCGGCAACAACCCGAATATTTGCCTGAGATTCTCCCACTTGTCAGGCAGTGCTACGAACAACTTGGTGATGAATCCGGACTTCTAGTGCAACTGCAGTCCTGGCTAAAATCCTATCCCGGCACCAGTTTGCTGCAAATGGTGGCAGATGTGATGGTGAAACAGTGTGGAGAGCACCGGGCAAGAGGTTTTTTAATGGACTATTTGCGAGAGTACCCGTCCATCAGGGGACTGCAAACCTTGCTCAGAATTTCCCCCAACAGAGGTGCCGGAGAAGAACAAGAGCAGCTTAATCTGCTGCAGGGGTTGTTGGACAGTTTACTGGCGCGCCGTTCGCAATACCGCTGCGTCCAGTGTGGTTTTAGCGGTGCTCAGCTCCACTGGCTCTGCCCCCAATGCCTGCGTTGGGAAACAGTTCAACCTGTTCGGGGTATCGATGGCGAGTGA